The Spirulina subsalsa PCC 9445 region CGGACAGCCCAAAGCCGCCCTCCGCAGTCACGGCTTTTTACTCCACCAGTACCACATCCTAAAAGACATCCTCACCCTCCAACCCGGACAAATTGACCTCTGCACCCTCCCCATATTCATCCTCGCCAACCTTGCGGCTGGAGTCACCAGCATCATTCCCCCCGGAAATTTGAAGTTTTTGGCGAAAATCGACCCTAAGCCCGTCCTGCGTCAAATAGAGCGGCATCAGGTGACGCGATTAGTTGCCTCTCCCGCCTTCCTTGACCGCCTCAGCCACTATAGCCACCAGCACCATCTCACCTTCCCTTCCCTACAAAAGGTCTTTATGGGAGGTGCGCCCATTTTTCCCCCCACCGTCCAAGCCCTCCAACAGATGGCCCCCCAAGCCGCCTTAATCGGTCTATACGGGTCAACGGAAGCCGAACCGATGGCGAGGGTGGATTATGGCACAGTTTCCCCTCAAAACTGGCAAAAAATGGCCGCTGGGGGAGGATTACTGCTAGGAAAGCCTGTCCTGAACTTGGCCATCATCCCCCCCCGTTGGGGAGAACCCTTGGGGCCTTTCACGGTGGGGGAATTTCAAGACCACTGTTTACCCCCCCACCAAGCGGGGGAAATTGTCGTCAGTGGGGATCATGTTTTGGGGGGCTATTGGCGCGGGTATGGCAATCCCACGACGAAATTTAGGGTCGGGGAGCAAGTATGGCACCGGACGGGAGATATGGGTTATCGGGACAACGAGGGGCAGTTATGGTTATTGGGGCGCTGTGTAGGCTGTGTGGCAGATGAACAGGGCATTCTCTATCCCCTAGGGGTGGCGGGGGTTTTGGCGGAATGTCCGGCTGTGGTGCGTTCCTTCCTGCTCTCCCGTCGGGGGCAACGGGTGTTAGTGTTAGAGTTAAGCCCCAAGGGTTGGGGTTTAAAGTCTTTCCTCTGGCGACTGTTATTGTCCTTTTTCCCCCGCTTCGGTATTATTTCCCGCCACCAGTCCTCAGACTGGCCCCCTCACCCCTTACTCACCCCTTACTCACCCCTGCGCCCCTTCCTCGCCCGTTTGGACTGGGCGCATTTCCAGCAAGTCCAAATCGTCCCCCACATCCCCGTTGATCCTCGACATAATGCCAAAGTAGACTATGGTCTAGCCTTGAAAAAGTTTTGAGTTGACACAGACGATACGTTATTTCAAGCAAAAATGTTGCGAGAAAAAGATATGTATTAGAAATTATGTTTCAATACCTCATAGGCATTATACGTTATTTCAAGGCAGACACAATCTATCCTCAAAAGGGATAAAAGGTTTCAATACCTCATAGGCATTATACGTTATTTCAAGCTTTCCCTACCCCCTCACCAACGTCTGGATGGGAGTGTTTCAATACCTCATAGGCATTATACGTTATTTCAAGATAACAACCGTTGGGAGTCACCCGAGGAACGAACGTTTCAATACCTCATAGGCATTATACGTTATTTCAAGTTTTTGGAAAAAGAAGAAAAAATCAGGATTGAACATCGAGTTTCAATACCTCATAGGCATTATACGTTATTTCAAGGGGATGGGAACGTAAAGCCCAGAAGTGGATCAAAGTTTGTTTCAATACCTCATAGGCATTATACGTTATTTCAAGCAAAGGAGATGGTTTTTCGGGGTTGATTGCAGTCCGTTTCAATACCTCATAGGCATTATACGTTATTTCAAGTTGGATAAGGTGATCGCGCTCGCTCTCTTGGTCCGTTTCAATACCTCATAGGCATTATACGTTATTTCAAGATTTGCTCCTTATACTTGGGGAGGAAGTCCTCCTCCGCGTAAGTTTCAATACCTCATAGGCATTATACGTTATTTCAAGGCTACAGCCACGGTCACGGTTACGGGTCTCACAGAAGTTTCAATACCTCATAGGCATTATACGTTATTTCAAGGCAGAGTTACAGGCTAAAGCCCTCGCCGACCAGAAAAAGGCGTTTCAATACCTCATAGGCATTATACGTTATTTCAAGACTTGCCAGACTTCACCGCCAACACTCCCAAAAAAGTTTCAATACCTCATAGGCATTATACGTTATTTCAAGCCGGCTTGAATACCCAGTTGGGGGGAGTTACCGTGTTTCAATACCTCATAGGCATTATACGTTATTTCAAGTGTACTCCGAGCCGTCAGGATGTAAGTACAAATTGGTTTCAATACCTCATAGGCATTATACGTTATTTCAAGCCCCATCTATGCAAACATAAGGACAACCATGAGTACGTTTCAATACCTCATAGGCATTATACGTTATTTCAAGTCCCTGATTCCGTTATTGCCAAATCGTTAGGGGTGTTTCAATACCTCATAGGCATTATACGTTATTTCAAGCAAGTTGTTGTCGATGTCTTGCAATATACGGGATTGGTTTCAATACCTCATAGGCATTATACGTTATTTCAAGAATTGGCATCATGATATCTTCTAATCTCGTGTTATTCTCTGTTTCAATACCTCATAGGCATTATACGTTATTTCAAGTGGCGGAATCGGAGGCTTTAGCCTTGCCGCTAGGCGTTTCAATACCTCATAGGCATTATACGTTATTTCAAGCTGACTTGGACGATGACCTTCAAGATGCAATGATGGGGTTTCAATACCTCATAGGCATTATACGTTATTTCAAGATTAGTATAATCGTCGCACGCCAGATCAACCCGAGTGTTTCAATACCTCATAGGCATTATACGTTATTTCAAGAGGAGGATTCACAGGCCTGAAAAAAACATTATCCGTGTTTCAATACCTCATAGGCATTATACGTTATTTCAAGTCCGCAAAAATCCTTTAAAGTGTAAGCTCCTCGCGTTTCAATACCTCATAGGCATTATACGTTATTTCAAGAAATACAAAGCACGATAAAAGCGGAAAAGAGCCCGTTTCAATACCTCATAGGCATTATACGTTATTTCAAGTTTGTTAGTGTGAAACTATTGTCTCAATATAGCGTATCTGTTTCAATACCTCATAGGCATTATACGTTATTTCAAGTGCCTTTCCGTTTAGCCATGTCCTTTGTTAGTAGTGTTTCAATACCTCATAGGCATTATACGTTATTTCAAGTTAAAACCTCGCACTACTGCGAGGAATACTTAAGCGTTTCAATACCTCATAGGCATTATACGTTATTTCAAGGAAATCTCCTGCAAGGATGCGGCCTACCGATGTGTTTCAATACCTCATAGGCATTATACGTTATTTCAAGAGCGGCACTCTGAAACCGTTACCTAGTGGAACTTTCCCGCTTGACTTGCGCGACACCCACCCCAAAACTATAACACAGCCTCCGGGAAAAGACAAGAAAAGGCTGAAACCCTTGCCCTGTAAGGTGCGCGACGGTCTCTGAACTCAAGAGCCATTCAAACCCAGACCCTCCTTGAGTTTCAGCCATTTTCCCCGATCCCCTCAAAAAAACACCCACCCCGTCGCGCTAATTGTAACAGGGGAGTATCAATTGGTGACGCCATTAACCACGGGGCGAATGCGCTGACTCCCCCCAAACGGATCCGGAGTACCAATCCAGTTAAAGTCACCAATCCGAATCTGAAAAGAACCCACAGCCAACGTAGGGTTATAGCGCAACATTAAACTATAGGTGCGACGACTATATTCTAGAGAGAAATCTGTACTAATTTCTTGCCCGGTGTCCAAGTTAACCGAGGACTGCACCCCCAAACGGAACGGCCCATAAATTTGCTGCACAATGCCAAAGGAAAGGGTTCGTTGGTCGGCAATGCGGTCAAATAAGAAGGGGGATTGATTGGTAAATGCGGATTGAGAATAACTCACATTAAAGCCCGTGTAGTCAAAGAAAGGACGGGAAAAATGCCCCACTTGCCCCTGTAAACCAACAGTACCACTCAAGGATTCTTGACTGTCTCCATTACTGTATAAACTCGCTACTCCCGTGACACTGGTAGAGAGTTGAAGATAAGGCTGCACGGGGGTTCCGGTGTAGCGCAGTCCTTCTTCTGGTGTGGGAGGTAGGGCTTCCCCTTGCCATAACATAAAACTCCGACTGAGTAGGGCGGCGGTTTGATAGCGGGTGAGGGTAACGCGGTTATTTTCCCGCACGGGAGCCAGTAAATCCGCTCGGTCGGTGTCTGCGTTGATGATTTGAATGGCTCCTTGATAGGTCAAGTTAATTCCTGTGTCCCCTAAAACATACACGGGGGAGGTTAAAACAGCCCCGAGGTTACTTTGTACGGTTTGGAAGCCTAATGACCCGTTAAAGAGTTGATCTCGATAGCTATATTCTAGGGCGAGGGTGTGGGGTTTATTAATATCCCCAATCAGATGATTTAAGCGCGCACTGGCGCGAAAACGATTTTGATAGTTTTCGAGGTCTAAACCCGTTAAACTGGCGTTGCCTCGGAATTTGGTGCGTTTGCTTAGGTCGGCGGTGAGGGTACTTCTGACCCCAAACACAGAGGGGTCTAAAAAGCCTTCTTCAAAGATGGCGCGCTGGAGATAGTATTCTGGGCTGACTTGCCAGAGAACTTGAGGGGTTTTGATGATGGTAAAGGTGCGGGTGAGGTAAAAGCCCCCTCGTTCTGCTCCATCAATGCCAAAGGTAAATAAACCCTCTCCTCGGTCGTCGGGACGGCGATCAATGAGAATACGGTCGAGGAAAATAGGGAGGGTGAAGCCTTGATCAAAGACTAGACGGGAGCGACTGGTGAGCAGTTCATCTTGAAATTCATTGAGGCGATTGAGTCGGGCGGTATCTGCCCGGACTTCTAACTCAGGGGGGGAAAAGGGGTCGTTGGTGATGCGAATATTGGTCGCTCGCCACCCTTGGGAGTCGAATTCTACAAAGTCGGCTTCAAAGCGCAGACGGTTGACTTGTCCACTGCCTCCGGGGACCGGGACGGATTGCACAATAGTATCAGGGGTGGGGTTAATGTTGCTGGTACTCCCGACCCGAATTCCCCCAATAACGAAGGTGTACCCGGTGCTGGTGGTGATGCGTTGTAGGGGTTGTTGGGCTTGGATGCGATCGCTCAAAGGCCGTTCAGGTACAATGGCCGCGGCTTCGGCCGGGGAGAGTTGAAAGTCTAAATCCCGCCCAGAGGTCGGTTGATAGATTTCCCCTCGGGCTTGACGAATAATCCCCTGATCCTGCACTAATTGATACTCGAACTGTTCCCCCCGCAACACTTGATCCCCTCGCCGTAGGGCTACATTGCCCTCGGCATAAACTACCCGGTTGGGCAAACTCACTCGTACCCGGTCGGCGGTGAGAACAGCCCGGGAGAAGCGCAGAATTACGTTTCCATTGGCGAAAATGACTTTTTGGTTGTCGTCGTAGGTTTGACGGTCTGCATTGACCTGTAAGATGCCTCTGGGGTCAGGGGTGGCGGGGGGGGGTGGGGCAACGGCGGGCGGCGGGGAAGTGGGGGCTAGTTCTTCGTCGGCTTCGGTTTCTCGTACTCGGTTTCGGGGCTGCCGTCTGGGGGCGGGGGGAATTTCGGGGGTCACATCCTCCACCGCGTCATCGATGGCTTCATCTAGGGGGAAATCATCAGTAGTCTGGGGGGCGTTGAATTCGTACTCAATCACCTGACCGTCCTCATCTTCAATGCGCAGATGGGTAGGATCAACGTCTTGAATGGAATCTAAACGGGGATCCCCATCTTCTGACCATTGGAGGGGTACCGGCTGATCAAAAACAATAGTTGGGGAGGGAGTTTCCGCCACGGGGGGCGAATTTTGGGGGAGTAAAGGGGCTTGGCGGTCTGAGGGCAGGGCAAAGGTGACTTGAGGGGGGCGACTTGTCCGGGTAATGGCTTCCCCGAGGACTTCTGAGGAGTTATGGGTTTCGGGGTCGAAGCGGTCGGGAGGGGAGGGGGCGGCAGTCGCGAGGGGAGAAATGGGGGAAGTCAGTTCATCGCTGCTTTCCACGGGGCGGTCGGTCGCTTCTAGGGGGAGAGAGGCGAGGGTTAGGTTGGGGGTGGCGGGTAGATCAGAAAGGAACATTAACCCAAAAGAATCATAAGTGTCCAAGGCATGGGATTCTGGATGGGTTTGCCGACCGAGATGTTCCCCAGTGGTTACTTGACTGAGGCGGGAGAGAGGGGGAAAAGGCTGCCAAGGCTGGGAGTTTTGTTCTAAGGGGAAAGACTGGCTGGTCTGTAGGTCTGAAGGGGTGAAGACGACCTCGGTTTTGGGCTTTTGGGCAAGGGGGGAACAATCCACAACAACCCCCGGACAGGGCATCTGGGGGGTTGCCGCCTGAGCGGTGGCAGGAGACTCTGAAATCAGTTGGATCGGGGGGATAGAAGGGGGTATCACAAATTGAGGCATTTGTCAAGATTTAGAGACTGTCAAGATCCAAAGACAGAGGGGGAGGAGTAGAGTAGGCAATCCTGACTTAAGCCACGGCTTAGAAATCTGTGGAATGGGGCAAGGTGTGACTTGCCCCCATGAGGCATAGTCGCCGATTTTGGGCGGTTCTCTTGTAAGAATTGGGCGGATCAAAGGCTGATATTATTCCAAATCCCGACGACTCGGAGTCCGAGAGGGGTCATTGGAGAGAAAACCGAAGACGAACAAGCTGACAAAGAAGGCAACCACTAAATAAACAACAATCTTGAGAGTTAGCATTTATTAATCTCCTAAAATTAAAATGGCATTGCGAGCAGGTGTTCAGGCGGGGGGATTCCCCAAAACTAAGACCTGACAATATTTACAAATGTTATCATAATCTAACATCCTGTCGGCAGGTTAGGATAAAAAGAACACTGGTTATTTAAGCCGTGCCTTCGGTAACGCCCTTTCTCTATCTATGTTGACCCCAAACCAGCGCGATCGCGCCATTGTTAAACAGGGACTCACCTCAGAACAAGTTGAACTCAATCGTCAGAAATACGGACGCAATGTCTTGACCCCCCCGAAACGGGATCCGTGGTGGGTCTTGTTTTTGGAGAAGTTCGCTGACCCGGTGATTCGCATTCTCATGATTGCCGCCATTATTGCTTTGGTCGTGGGTGGATTCCAAGGGGAATATGTGGAAGGCCTGGGGATTATTATGGCCATTGTCTTGGCGACTACCTTGGCTTTCATTAATGAGTACCGCGCTAATCAAGCCTTTGCCATCCTCAATCAGTATGTAGATGATGTACAGGTGCGGGTGATGCGCGATGGACGTTTCACCACCATCCCCCGTAAGGATTTAGTCGTGGGGGATGTGGTCTATGTGGAACAGGGGGAGGAGATTCCCGCCGATGGGGAACTGTTGGAAACGGTGTCGTTGTTAATTGATGAGTCGAAGATTACGGGAGAGTCAGAAACCATCCAGAAAATGACCCGCACGGAAGCGGAAGAACAGGGAGTCCATGAGGACACGTATCCGGTGTTTAATGTGTACCGTAGCACGATTGTAGACCAAGGGAATGGTCTATTTGCCGTGTCGGCGGTGGGAGATCAAACGGAAATCGGTCAACTGGCCACGGCGGTGGCTACAGTGCAATCGGGGGATGAAACGCCCCTCAATCAGCAGTTAGAAAAACTGAGCCAACTCATTGGCTTGGTCGGTTTATCTTTTGCGACGCTGATTTTTTCGGCTCTTTTGCTGCGTGGCCTGTTGACTCGTGAATTAATCCTGACGGCACCCCAAGGCTATTTTCTAGGGGTTTTAATCCTCAGTGTGGTGGTGTTTTTAACTCCTGTTTGGGGTCCGGTGGTGTCCGATGGCTTGAGTTTGATGGATGAGGATTGGGAGTTACCCTCTGGGTTCACTGAGGATGGACTGAAGGCCTGGCTCAAAAGTTTGCTCTTAGGTCTGGCCGTTTCGGGGGTAGGGGTAGCGATTGGCTTGCTGTTGGATTTCTTGCCTACGCTTAAAGATGGCTGGTTGACGACGGAGGTCAGTAGTTCTCTGTTGCAATATTTTATGGTGGCGGTGACGATTATTGTGGTGGCGGTGCCGGAAGGCTTGCCCATGAGTGTTACTCTGTCTCTGGCCTATAGCATGAAGAAGATGGCCGCTTCTAATAATTTGGTGCGGCGGATGCACGCTTGCGAAACCATTGGGGCGGCGACGGTGATCTGTTCGGATAAAACGGGAACGTTGACCCGTAATAAAATGATGATCCATGAGGTGAATTTCCCCAGTCTCCACAGTACGAAGTTCACGGATTTGGAGTTTAATCGCCGTTTGATTGCGGAGGCGATCGCCGGAAATAGTACGGCGGACTTGGATCTGTTGGCAGATGGGCAAGTGGAGGCCATTGGCAACGCCACGGAAGGGGCGCTGCTGTTGTGGTTGGATCAGGAAAAGCTGGATTATATGGACTACCGCCGAGGCTTTCATATCCATTTTCGGATGTCTTTCTCAACCCAAAATAAATGGATGGCGACCTTGGGACGTTCTGGGGTGACAAGGAAGGATATTCTCCATCTTAAAGGGGCTCCGGAGGTGATTTTAGATCGCTGTTCCCATATCCTGACGGAATATGGGGTGTTCCCTTTACACAATAAGGAACCGATTTTGGCGGCGATTACGGCCTATCAAAAGCGGGGAATGCGCATTCTCAGTTTTGCCTATCAAGACCTGCCGGATAATTTACTAGAGTTTGACCTAGATGATATGGGGCATTATCTGACCTGGCTGGGCTTTGTGGCCATTGAAGACCCCCTACGGACGGAAGTTCCGGCGGCCATCCAAGCTTGTCGCCGTGCGGGAATTCAGGTCAAGGTGGTGACGGGAGATGGCGCCCAAACGGCTCAAGAAATTGCCCGTCAAATTGGACTCTGTGAGGATGACAAGACTTGGGAAACAGGCTGTTTAACGGGGCCTGAATTCCGCCAGATGCCTGATGAGGAGGCGAGGGAACGGGTGAAGTCTTTAAAGGTGCTATCCCGTGCGGTGCCGTTGGATAAACTGCGTTTGGTGAAACTGCTGCAAGAACAAGGGGAAGTGGTGGGAGTGACGGGGGATGGCACCAACGACGCGGCGGCGCTGAAACAGGCGAAGGTGGGGCTAGCAATGGGCAGTGGGACGGCGATTGCTAAGGAAGCAAGCGATATTATTTTGTTGGATGATTCGTTTCAAAGTATCGTTAACGCGATTATTTGGGGGCGATCGCTTTATGAGAATATTCAACGCTTTATTCTGTTCCAACTCACTATTAACGTGGTGGCTTTGGGGATTGCTTTGTTGGGGCCGTTCATCGGTGTTTCCCTTCCCCTGACGGTGACTCAAATGTTATGGGTGAATTTGATTATGGATACTTTCGCCGCCCTCGCTTTGGCGACAGAACCGCCCCATGATAGTGTTCTGGACTATCCTCCCCGTCCCCGCGATGCGTTTATTATTTCGGGCAAGATGGGTCGGAATATTTGTATTAGTGGGGTGATTTTCCTGCTGTTTTTAGTGGGCTTTTTGCGCTATCTACAACGGGATCATCTGATGACGGATTATGAACTCTCGATCTTTTTTGCGGTGTTTGTGATGTTGCAGTTTTGGAACTTGTTTAATGCCCGGTGTTTGGGGCTGAAACAGTCGGCTTTTCACAAGTTAAGCGAAAATTGGAGTTTTGTGGCGATCGCAACGACTATTTTAGTCGGGCAGGTCGTGATCATTCAATTTGGCGGGGAAGTCTTCCGCACAGTCCCCCTCTCCCTAGAAGATTGGTCTTGGATTATTGGCGGAACTTCGGTGATTCTCTGGAGTGGTGAAATCTGGCGTTTTACCCAACGATTACGGGAAAGTCGGGAGTCCGAAGTCGGGAATCGGGAATAGTCCAAACTCCTGCCTTTTGCCTCTGACCCCGCTTTGATAACTAATAATTCATAATGGATCAAAGCCACATCCTGCTAAAATGGGGGCGGGGAGTGCTTTGAGAAACCCCGCTGAACAAAAGCCCTAAGCCTAGGGCTTCATCGCTGTCTCTGAGGATTGGTTATTGTGTCATTGATTATTGGTGGCTTGCTCATTTTGTGTGCCTACTTATTGGGGTCAATTCCCACGGGGTACTTATTAGCGCGCTGGCTGAAAGGGATTGATATTCGGGAACAGGGTTCCGGATCAACCGGGGCCACCAATGTTTTGCGCCATGTGGGGAAAAAAGCCGCCCTCGCTGTCTTGTTGATTGATATGCTCAAAGGGGCGCTGGCGATTGCCTTAGTTCATCTCATCTATAACCTCCCCAGTCTGGCCGTAGAATTGCCTCTCGCGGCGAAACCTTGGTTAATCACCCTCGCGGGCATTATCGCCATTATTGGTCACAGTAAATCGGTCTGGTTGGGTTTTCAAGGGGGCAAGTCTGTAGCTTCGAGTTTAGGAGTCTTGCTCGTGATGAATCCTTGGGTCGCACTGGGTACCTTAGCGGTGTTTGCTCTCGTCCTAGGAATTTGGCGGATTGTGTCCTTGGGGTCTATTTGTGGTGCGATCGCCGTTAATCTTCTCATGCTCCTCCTCGGCCAACCCCTCCCCTTCTGTCTCTTCGCCGCCCTAGCTGGCCTCTACGTGATTATCCGCCACCGCAGCAATATTGAACGCATTCTCGCCGGAACAGAACCCACCATCGGCAATAAATTGCAACAGAAGACCGTAGACAGTTGATCATTACCTCTCCTCTGTAGCATGGTCAGGATTTTGAGATTAGAATTGGGATGGGGAGTGTTCAACAGCAAAAAAGCGGGATTAGCAGGTCTTGATATCCCGGCTTAACTCCCACGCCGTCTGCTCATGAAAGCAGAAGAGAAAACCGAACAAGGGTTAACGACAGAAGCCGAAAACTTACCCAACATTGGCAAAATATCGGTTTTGTGCAGATACTCTCTAATCCGGTAGATGAGGATTGAACTCATGGACGTTATTACAGTTTCTCGGTTCTTGATTCCCTGTGTCCCCTTTCTGGTCAAAAAAGCCGGGGAAGTTGATGTGGGGGATGTGATGAGTAAGGTGGGGAAGAATACATGGGAAGTCAGCCAGAAAATCTGGGCAGTGTTACAGCCGAAAATTGATCTCGAAGCGGCGACTAAAGCGGTGATGGAAGAGTTGGCGAAAAAGCCGGATGAAAAACTCTGGCAAGAAGCCTTTAAGCAAAAACTCACAGAAATGTTAGAAAATGATGCGGAATTGAGGGCGGCGCTGGGGAAGATTAAAGAAGGCTCAGACGAAGCTCAGGGGAGTGAGTCAGTTCAACAAACCATCGGTCGGATGGATAGGGGACAGGCGATCGCATCAATGAAGGATAGTAAAGCCGCTAACGTGGATATTAGTGGGAGTGGCAATACTTCCAACATCACCCAGTCATGAATGAGGATATGAACCAGAAAACAGAAGGCTAACTGTAGGTTGGGTACAACGACAGCGAAACCCAAAACCCGACAGTAGCCAACCTTTCAGCATTTCATATTCATTTAACCCCGTTCCTCATGAGAACTAAAGTTCTCTCACGCCTCTAGCGTTTGTCGTGCAAACTTTAGTTCTCTCCTATTGCTGCTCACTATCGGGTTCTCCTGACGTAACTGGAACTTCTAAACTGAGTCGGGTCAATGGTCACACATCAAGCGACAGCTTGGGGGAATTGTCATGGAAAATAATCAGATTAGCCAACGAGTGGATCACGCTGAGAAAAGCCAAATTATCAGCAGAATGCACCACAGCATGGCGATTAGTTTGTCCCTCGATGGCACCGGAAATCAGGTGATTATTTATCCAGATCGTTCTCCAACGCTGCCGGAGAAAACCACACCTTCCCCGGAACTCGGACCGAACCCCTATAAGGGATTGCTGGCTTTTCAGGAAACCGACAGCGATCGCTTTTTTGGTCGAGAAACCCAAGTCGCTAAACTGTGGGAGCAACTGCGCACCCTTTACGAAAGTGACAGCCAATCCCGAATTTTAATCGTTTACGGGCCTTCAGGCTCCGGGAAATCCTCCCTCGTGCGTGCTGGACTCATTCCCCAATTAGTCCGGCACCCGTTACCTGTACAAGAGGGGGTGAGGATTGCCACGTTAATTCCGGGAACTCATCCCCTCAAGGCTTTAAGCGATACGTTAGCGAGGGTAGCGACGGATGATCCTTGTCCGGCAGCGAAAAGTCAGGAGTTTCTGGATCTGATCCAAAAATTGGGCAAACGGCAGAATGAGGATAAATTTAGGGGATTATGGCAGATTGGGGCGATTTTACCGAATATTAAGACTTGTCCCTTGATTGTGTTGGTGGATCAGTTTGAGGAAATTTACTCTCAGTGTAAATCAGCCGAGGAACGGGATCTATTTATTGGGAATTTACTTTATGCGGCAGGTGATGGGGGTAAACAGGTGAGTGTGATTCTCACGTTCCGCAGTGATTTTTTAGGGGAATTACAACAACATCCGGCCTTATATCGACACTTCTCCGCCCCGGAACATGGGCATCTCATCCATCCCATGCTACCGGATGAGTTGCGACGTGCGATCGCCAAACCCGCCGAACTTGCCAATCATCCCTTAGATGAGGCACTTGTAGACTTATTACTTGAACAAATCGAAGGACGAGAGAACGCCCTCCCCCTCTTGCAATTTGCCTTAACACGCATTTGGGAGGGCTTAAAAGCGGGCATTCCTGCGGTTAAAACCCTTGAAGAAATTGGCGGAGTAGGGGGTGCTTTAGCCGGAGAAGCCCAGCGTTTATATGAACAATTAACCCCCGCCGATCAAATCCTAGCCCGTCGTATTTTCTTAGGCTTAGTGGAAGTGGGAGCGGGTGGCACTGACACCCATTACAGTCGCCGTCGGGTGTTATTTTCTGAACTGGTTGCTCAACGGGAAGAAGAGGAACGAGTGCGGGCAATTATTCGCAAATTTTCTGAACCCAATGTGCGGTTTTTAAGTGTTTATTCTGATCCGAAAAACTGTGACACAATTGAGGAGAAGAAACGCCATAACACGATTGAAGTTGCCCATGAGGCCTTAATCCGCAATTGGGGTCAATTAGGAGACTGGTTAAAGCAACATGAGCAGAAGTTAGCCAGAAAGCGACGCATTGAACAACTGGCTCAAGAATGGTTAGATGCAGGCAAGGTGAGCGGTTATTTGCTGAAGGATCGACCTTTAGATGATGCA contains the following coding sequences:
- a CDS encoding pentapeptide repeat-containing protein; this translates as MENNQISQRVDHAEKSQIISRMHHSMAISLSLDGTGNQVIIYPDRSPTLPEKTTPSPELGPNPYKGLLAFQETDSDRFFGRETQVAKLWEQLRTLYESDSQSRILIVYGPSGSGKSSLVRAGLIPQLVRHPLPVQEGVRIATLIPGTHPLKALSDTLARVATDDPCPAAKSQEFLDLIQKLGKRQNEDKFRGLWQIGAILPNIKTCPLIVLVDQFEEIYSQCKSAEERDLFIGNLLYAAGDGGKQVSVILTFRSDFLGELQQHPALYRHFSAPEHGHLIHPMLPDELRRAIAKPAELANHPLDEALVDLLLEQIEGRENALPLLQFALTRIWEGLKAGIPAVKTLEEIGGVGGALAGEAQRLYEQLTPADQILARRIFLGLVEVGAGGTDTHYSRRRVLFSELVAQREEEERVRAIIRKFSEPNVRFLSVYSDPKNCDTIEEKKRHNTIEVAHEALIRNWGQLGDWLKQHEQKLARKRRIEQLAQEWLDAGKVSGYLLKDRPLDDAKKFMMTCDVETKLSSLALEFVEKSKWKQRTRFCTLLSFLFLGIFVPSVYAIHTQKLNEATQILNTPEDSCPRNPRIVGTLQYLKFASLFDRNLLDRRRSNLCHATIAKVNLNKFIFIESNFQRANLQETQLREALLDRTRFEGAFLEWTNFRGSVLIRAKFDCLSNDCSNWDNITQLSNADLRKANLTNTSFKNAVMYKVKFDEAKLYGTDLSGVEGLITNQLDGAELCQVTLPDNLRNTNLDPDRDCDDVIRLMITSLKDE